Proteins from a genomic interval of Clostridium sp. M62/1:
- a CDS encoding Flp1 family type IVb pilin, with product MVVLIGLVIIFKEQINKLLETIFKEINSQSKEVYK from the coding sequence ATGGTGGTTCTGATCGGTTTGGTGATCATTTTTAAAGAGCAGATTAATAAGCTTCTGGAGACAATTTTTAAAGAAATCAACAGTCAGTCAAAAGAAGTGTATAAGTGA